TTCGCAAGGATTCGGCCGGTCGCGAGACGGAGCCGGGTTTGTTGTGCGGCAAGTGCACGCGCTGCATGGATGCGTGCCCGACCCAGGCATTGCCTCGGCCGGGCGTGCTGGATGCGCGACGATGCGTGTCGTATCAGACCATCGAAAACAAAGGGATCATTCCGCGTGAATTACGCGCAGGCATCGGTAATCGTATCTACGGCTGCGACACCTGCCTGGAGGTGTGTCCGTGGAACCGGTTTGCCCAAGCGGGGCGGCAGGTGCTGCTGGCGGCGCGCTACGGCATCGGCGACCTGCCGTTGCGTGAAGTGTTGTCGCTGACGCCGGAGCGGTTTGCCGCGGTCTTCAAGGGAACCGCGATCAAACGCGTCAAAATCTCCGGCTTGCTCCGCAATGCCTGCATCGTGGCTGCCAACACCGACGCGCAGGAATGCCTCGATGTGCTCGTCACGCTCACCGGGCATGTCTCACCGGTTGTGCGGGCGCATGCCGTTTGGGCGGTGCGCAAACTGGGCGGGGAGGGGAGGCTGGCCGAGGCGCGAGGCGTCGAGCAGGATGCGGCAGTGCTCGCCGAATACCAAGCTTTGGACGTTTAACCGGTGGCGAACACCTTATCGATCATAGTCACGAACGCGGCGGGAGGGCGCACCGGTTTGCCGGCGCGGTCGATGAAGGCGTGGAGCGAGGTCGCAGTGGCGATTTTTTCAGCACCACGAAAAAGTTCATATTCCATGCGGATGCGCAGGGAGGGTTTTTCGCGGAGGAAAGTCACGATGGTAACCTCGTCATCGTATTTGGCGGGGCGCAAGTAACGCAGGCTGACCTCCAGCACGGGCAAGAAGAATCCTTCGGCCTCCAGTTCGCGGTAGGGCAGGCCGTGTTCCTTGAGCAGGTGGGTCCGGCCGATTTCCAACCAAGGCAGGTAACTCCCGTGGTAAACGACTCTCATCATGTCGGTTTCAGCGTAGCGAACGGAGACGGAGGCGCGGGACGTGATCATCGGCTTGTAAAATCTGCGTGACCACAGCGCAGAAGGGGAGGCGTAACAAGTTTCTTTGCGTTCGGCTTGCCGAATGCTCAACCGAGAGGCGGGCTTTGTCCTATTGAATGATTAGCAGTAACGAGCTTTGAGGGCGTTCTGACTAATTATCTGTGCGGATAAGGCCTGTTTGTAGAATTTTTGTTTTACTTTGGAAAAGCCGGACCATTCCTTCACCGGCTGACTTTGACCACTTTAACCTGACCAACCTGTGAGCCACCAACACTCGCGAAAAACATTCTTCGCCAAGTTGCTGGGCCTTTTCGCCGTCGCTGGCGTGGCCCCTAAACTCCTTGCGAGACCGTCTGCATCGCCTGCCGATGCCCCGGTTTCAAAGACGGCGC
The sequence above is a segment of the Rariglobus hedericola genome. Coding sequences within it:
- the queG gene encoding tRNA epoxyqueuosine(34) reductase QueG, producing the protein MAVDREVVRARLQALGFDEVRFARVEPGFGPKLSAWIDAGYHADMNWMERTVPKRSDPSLVLPGARSVIILGVNYLPPGMNGTDGLNRAKEGRPAWARYALYSDYHDTIKEALVGAGRLLEELGGPRVTAADYRYYVDTGPVIERGWAAKSGLGFIGKNAMLISRTHGNWLFLAAVLTTLEFAPDEPVRKDSAGRETEPGLLCGKCTRCMDACPTQALPRPGVLDARRCVSYQTIENKGIIPRELRAGIGNRIYGCDTCLEVCPWNRFAQAGRQVLLAARYGIGDLPLREVLSLTPERFAAVFKGTAIKRVKISGLLRNACIVAANTDAQECLDVLVTLTGHVSPVVRAHAVWAVRKLGGEGRLAEARGVEQDAAVLAEYQALDV
- a CDS encoding acyl-CoA thioesterase: MITSRASVSVRYAETDMMRVVYHGSYLPWLEIGRTHLLKEHGLPYRELEAEGFFLPVLEVSLRYLRPAKYDDEVTIVTFLREKPSLRIRMEYELFRGAEKIATATSLHAFIDRAGKPVRPPAAFVTMIDKVFATG